GGAATGCATCATGAGGGAATTTGCGACCCTGGCCGGCGGCTGCTTCTGGTGCCTCGAGGCGGCGTTCCGGCGTCTTGCCGGCGTCCACTCGGTCGTATCGGGCTATACCGGCGGCCACGTCGACAAGCCGAGCTACCGCCAGGTGTGCGGCGGCGACACTGGGCATGCCGAAGCGGTGCGCATCGAATACGACCCGGCAATGATCGATTACCCGACGCTGCTCGCGGTGTTCTTCGCCCTCCACGATCCGACCACGCTCGACCGACAGGGGCACGACGTCGGCAGCCAGTACCGCTCGGCGATCTACTACCATGACGAGGCGCAACGACAAGCCGCGCAGGCGGCGATCGATGCGATCGATGCCGAAAAACGTTTCGCCGGCCCGGTCGTGACCGAACTGACGACCGCCGTCGAGTTCTTTCCGGCCGAAGTCGAGCACCAGGGCTATTTCGACGCGCACGGCTACGCGCCGTATTGCCAGGCGGTGATCGCGCCCAAGATCCGCAAGCTCGACGAGCATTTCGCCGACCGCCTCGTGCGCCGATAATCTTCCAAGACGCAGCGGCGCTTAGGTTTGTCACCCGTTTAAGTTAAAATGAATATTTACAATAAAACATAATGACAAATAAATGATCGAATGTATCGCTTCCAGGAGGCCGGACGGTCGATGACGACCGCCCGGCCTTCCGCTCGATCACGCCAGCCCATGAAGTCCAACCTGACCATCGGCCAGAACGAGCGCCCACCAGGGCGCTTGCGAGCCCATCTGGCCCTCTTGCAGGAGCTGCCGCTCAAGCACTGGCTGCTCGCGCTGCTGCTATGGCTCGCGTTGAGCGCCGGCATGGCGCTGTTCGGTCATGCCTTGGTGATCGAGCGCTACCGCGAGGGCTTCCAGCAGTCGGCGCAGCAGATCAAGCAGGAGCTGGAGTCACGCCTCAAGGTCAGCGAGACGCTGCTGTTCGGCCTGAGCGAGATGCTCGGCTACCACCCCGGGCTCAGCGTCGACCGCTTCTACAATTACGCGCTCGAGGCGTCGCGTCGCTACCCCTTCATCTACACGATGAGCTATCTGCCGAAGGTGGCCGCCCGCGAGCGGTCCGGCTTCGAGCAGAGCCTGCCGCTGACCGACCCGAGCGCGCCGTATATCAAAGACCACCCGATGGCGACCGCCAACGACTGGCGCAACCGTCGCGGCTGGGTGCCGGCGCCTGACCGTGCAGTCTACTTTCCGTGGCTGATCGCCGCGCCGGCACTCGCCAAGGAAGACGACGCGCTGACCGGTTTCGATATGCTGAATGACCAGCTGTTCGGCCCGGTACTGCAGAAGGCCTTCCGCAGCGGAGAAACCGAGGTGACGACGCCGTTCGTGATGATGAACGGCGAGACGGCGCTCGGTTACGTACGCGCGATCTACCGCACCACGCCGGCCCCCGAAGAGCCCGAGCAGCGGACCGGTCAGGTGACCGGATCGGTGGTGCTGATAGTGCGCATCAACGGCCTCCTGGAGCAGCATTACCCGCTCAACAATCGTCTGAGCGTCGGCCTGTCGCTGTACGGTGACGCACCGACACCGCTGGAAAAAACCGTCTACCAGGCCATGCCCTCGGCCAACCCCAGTTCGCTCGAAGTGTTGCTGCTGCCCAAGCTATCCGCCCGTTTGCCGGTCGACATCCCCTACTTCCCATACGAACTGGTGGTCGAGGAGCAGGTGCCGGAAGGCGTGATCCAGCCGGCGATCCTCCTGGCGGCTCTCGTCTTCTCGGGCGCGCTGTGCTATCTGATGGCGGTGGTGATGGCGCAGAACGTGCGCACACGCCGCCACCGCGAAGACGCGGTCGACGACCTCTACCGCGAACGCGGCCATGCGATGGTGACGCTGCAGGCGATCAACGACGCGGTGCTCACCGTCGACACGCAGATGCGCGTGCGCTACCTGAACCCGATGGCGGTCAAGCTTTTGGGCATCGACCCCGAGTTCGCGGTCGGCCGCCCGGTGTACCAGACGATGCAGCTGCGCTACGAATTCGCGCGCCAGGCGGTCGCCGACCCGATCATGCTGTGCTTGCAGCGCGGCCAGGGCGTCGACCTGGCCGAGAACTGCGTGCTCGCGCCGCCCGACCGGGAGCCGCTCTTGATCGAGGGCAGCGTGTCGCCGCTGTTCGACCGCGGCGGCGAGCTGTTCGGCGCGGTGATGGCGTTCCGCAATACGGCCCCCTTGCGCCAGCGCATGCTCGAGGCGCTCGAAGCGAGCGAGAAACGGCTGCGTCAGCATGAAGTCGAACTCGCGCGCGTCGGGCGGATCAACACCATGGGCGAGATGGCGTCGGGCATCGCGCACGAACTGAACCAGCCCTTGTCGGCGATCGTCAGCTATTGCCAGGCGGCGCTGAGTTTCCTCGACGACGCCGAGCCGAACAAGGAGATGGTCATCAAGGCGCTGCAATCGTCGGTGTCGCAGGCCGACCGCGCCGGCCAGATCATCCACCGCCTGCGCGCCTTCGTCACCAAGTCGCAGCAGCAGTGGGTGCCGGTCGACCTCAACCTGTCGGTCGCCAACGTCATGACCCTGGCCGAGTATGACCTGCGCACCAGCCAGATCCACGTCGCCACTCACCTCGAACCCGGGCTGCCGCTCGTGTTCGCCGACACGATCCAGATCGAGCAGGTGGTGCTCAACCTGCTCCGCAACGCGATCGACGCGGTCCAGTCGCGCCCCGGCTGGGGCGAGATGACGCTCGAGACCGGGCTGATCGACGACCGCGTCTGCCTGACCGTGCGCGACAACGGCTGCGGCCTGCCCGAAGACGTGCTCGACCACCTGTTCGACCCCTTCTTCACGACCAAACAGCACGGCATGGGCCTCGGCCTGACCATTTGTCACAGCATTGTGGAATCATTCGGCGGTCGGCTGTCGGCGCGCAACCGCCTCGAAGGCGGCGCCGAATTCCGCATGGAACTGCCCCGGCTCAGTCCGGGCCACTTCGCCCAACAAGCGGCTAGCGAAAGAACAATATGACAACGCAAACCCCGACCGTATTCATCGTCGACGACGACCCGGCCGTCCGCGACTCGCTGGAAATGCTGCTCGCCGCCCAGGGCCTGCAGGTGACCGGCTTCCCGAACGCGCAAAGCTTCCTGCAGCACTACCAGAGCGGCGAGATCGGCTGCCTGGTGCTCGACATCCGCATGCCGCAGATCACCGGCCTCGCGCTGCAGGAAATGCTGAACGCGCGCCATATGCAGCTGCCCATCCTGTTCATCACCGGCCACGGCGACGTCGAGGAATGCAGCCGCGCCTTCCGCGCCGGCGCGATCGACTTCCTGACCAAGCCGATCGACCCTTTGCGCCTGCTCGACGGCCTCAAGCGCGGGATCCGGCTGTGCATCCAGCAGCACGAGCAGCGCGCCGAGACGGAGGACATCCTGCAGCAGCTCGCGCGCATCAGCCCGCGCGAGCGCGAGGTGCTCGACCGGATCGCCGACGGCCTGTCGAGCAAGGAGATCGCGCAGCAGTTGCACCTGTCGCCGCGCACCGTCGACGTGCACCGCGCCAACCTGTTCGACAAACTCAACGTCAACTCGCTGGCCGACCTGATCCGCTTCTACCTGCGGGCCTTGGAGGCCACCGGCAAGAAGCGGCCGGAATAAGGCTTTGAGCGCCGCCACCCGCTGCCGTTACAATCACGCCATGCAAACGCTATTCAAGAAAGTCGGGCTGGTCGCCCGGCACAGCAAACCGAACATCGTCGTCTCGCTGCGCGCGCTGGCCGACCACCTGGCCCGTGGCGGCATCTCGGTCTTCATCGACCGCGACAGCGCCACGCCCGACGAGGCCGGGCCGCACCAGCTGATCGACCGCTCCGACCTCGGCAAGGTGGTCGACCTGGCGATCGTGCTCGGCGGCGACGGCACCATGCTGTCGATCGCGCGCCTCTTGGCGCCGTACCGCGTGCCGCTGATCGGCGTCAACCAGGGGAGGCTCGGCTTCATGACCGACATCCCGCTGCACGAGATGGAGTCGTCGATCGACGCCATCCTCGCCGGCGAATTCGTGCCCGAGGAACGCATCCTCCTGTCCGCATCGGTGATCCGCGAGGACGCCGAGGTCGCGCAGGCGCTGGCATTCAACGACGTCGTGTTCAGCCGCGGCGCGGTCGGCTCGATGATCGAGTTCGAGATCTTCATCGACAACCAGTTCGTCTACAGCCAGCGCTCGGACGGCCTGATCGTGTCGACGCCGACCGGTTCGACCGCCTACTCGCTCGCGTCGGGCGGCCCGATCCTGCACCCGACCTTGCAGGCGATCGCGCTGGTGCCGATCTGCCCGCAGTCGCTGAGCAACCGGCCGATCGCGGTCAACGACGACTGCGAGGTCGAATTCATGCTGACGCGCGGGCTCGACGCGCGCGTGCACTTCGACGGCCAGTCTCACTTCGACCTGATGGAAATGGACCGCATACTGATCCGCCGTCACCGCAATGCGCTGCGCATCCTGCACCCGGTCGGTTACAACTACTACGACATGCTCCGCCACAAGCTGCACTGGGGCGAACGCTTGCTCTGAGAAACGCCCATGCTGCTCTCGCTCTCGATCCGCGACTTTGTCATCGTCGACGCCCTGCAACTGGAATTCGGCAGCGGCTTCACCGTGCTGACCGGTGAAACCGGTGCCGGTAAATCCATCCTGCTCGACGCGCTTTCGCTGCTGCTCGGCGACCGCGCCGACGGCTCGCTAGTGCGCGAAGGCGCCGACAAGGCCGAACTGTCCGCCCACTTCGACATCGCCGCGCTGCCCGACCTGGCCGCCTGGCTGGCCGGGAACGCGCTGTCGGGCGACGACGGCGAACTGCTGCTCAGGCGCGTGGTCGACAAGGGCGGCCGCTCGCGCAATTTCATCAACGGCGAGTCGGCGACGCTCGGCCAACTCAAGGCGGTCGGCGAATACCTGGTCGACATCCACGGCCAGCACGCGC
This DNA window, taken from Crenobacter cavernae, encodes the following:
- a CDS encoding response regulator transcription factor; this encodes MTTQTPTVFIVDDDPAVRDSLEMLLAAQGLQVTGFPNAQSFLQHYQSGEIGCLVLDIRMPQITGLALQEMLNARHMQLPILFITGHGDVEECSRAFRAGAIDFLTKPIDPLRLLDGLKRGIRLCIQQHEQRAETEDILQQLARISPREREVLDRIADGLSSKEIAQQLHLSPRTVDVHRANLFDKLNVNSLADLIRFYLRALEATGKKRPE
- the msrA gene encoding peptide-methionine (S)-S-oxide reductase MsrA translates to MREFATLAGGCFWCLEAAFRRLAGVHSVVSGYTGGHVDKPSYRQVCGGDTGHAEAVRIEYDPAMIDYPTLLAVFFALHDPTTLDRQGHDVGSQYRSAIYYHDEAQRQAAQAAIDAIDAEKRFAGPVVTELTTAVEFFPAEVEHQGYFDAHGYAPYCQAVIAPKIRKLDEHFADRLVRR
- a CDS encoding NAD kinase, with the protein product MQTLFKKVGLVARHSKPNIVVSLRALADHLARGGISVFIDRDSATPDEAGPHQLIDRSDLGKVVDLAIVLGGDGTMLSIARLLAPYRVPLIGVNQGRLGFMTDIPLHEMESSIDAILAGEFVPEERILLSASVIREDAEVAQALAFNDVVFSRGAVGSMIEFEIFIDNQFVYSQRSDGLIVSTPTGSTAYSLASGGPILHPTLQAIALVPICPQSLSNRPIAVNDDCEVEFMLTRGLDARVHFDGQSHFDLMEMDRILIRRHRNALRILHPVGYNYYDMLRHKLHWGERLL
- a CDS encoding ATP-binding protein, translated to MKSNLTIGQNERPPGRLRAHLALLQELPLKHWLLALLLWLALSAGMALFGHALVIERYREGFQQSAQQIKQELESRLKVSETLLFGLSEMLGYHPGLSVDRFYNYALEASRRYPFIYTMSYLPKVAARERSGFEQSLPLTDPSAPYIKDHPMATANDWRNRRGWVPAPDRAVYFPWLIAAPALAKEDDALTGFDMLNDQLFGPVLQKAFRSGETEVTTPFVMMNGETALGYVRAIYRTTPAPEEPEQRTGQVTGSVVLIVRINGLLEQHYPLNNRLSVGLSLYGDAPTPLEKTVYQAMPSANPSSLEVLLLPKLSARLPVDIPYFPYELVVEEQVPEGVIQPAILLAALVFSGALCYLMAVVMAQNVRTRRHREDAVDDLYRERGHAMVTLQAINDAVLTVDTQMRVRYLNPMAVKLLGIDPEFAVGRPVYQTMQLRYEFARQAVADPIMLCLQRGQGVDLAENCVLAPPDREPLLIEGSVSPLFDRGGELFGAVMAFRNTAPLRQRMLEALEASEKRLRQHEVELARVGRINTMGEMASGIAHELNQPLSAIVSYCQAALSFLDDAEPNKEMVIKALQSSVSQADRAGQIIHRLRAFVTKSQQQWVPVDLNLSVANVMTLAEYDLRTSQIHVATHLEPGLPLVFADTIQIEQVVLNLLRNAIDAVQSRPGWGEMTLETGLIDDRVCLTVRDNGCGLPEDVLDHLFDPFFTTKQHGMGLGLTICHSIVESFGGRLSARNRLEGGAEFRMELPRLSPGHFAQQAASERTI